A window from Candidatus Nitrospira neomarina encodes these proteins:
- a CDS encoding BON domain-containing protein — MNHFSSYSFSDGWHHIPALLIMALVFTSFGCGSPLGHDAEVSDRNEYIAGRVKVALMQEGLDAAPINIIVRNGVVTLGGFVEKGPQRQTAEKAASNVPGVDSVINDIQVK, encoded by the coding sequence GTGAACCATTTCTCTTCCTATTCCTTTTCAGATGGGTGGCACCACATTCCCGCTTTGCTCATAATGGCCCTTGTATTCACGTCGTTCGGATGTGGCTCTCCGCTTGGCCATGATGCAGAGGTGTCGGATAGGAACGAATATATCGCCGGCAGGGTAAAAGTCGCTCTTATGCAGGAAGGGTTGGACGCCGCTCCCATTAACATCATAGTCAGAAATGGTGTGGTGACCTTGGGAGGATTCGTTGAAAAAGGTCCACAACGGCAGACGGCGGAAAAGGCCGCAAGCAATGTACCCGGAGTGGATTCCGTGATCAACGATATCCAAGTCAAATGA
- a CDS encoding catalase — MAKKQPTKSSPASTGKTAKYADQTVNIGTGGEVHQTSGKTNPVLTTQQGIPVADDQNSLKVGPRGPSALEDFHFREKIFHFDHERIPERVVHARGFGAHGYFENYESLADVTRADLFQRPRDKTPAFVRFSTVAGNKGSFDLARDVRGFAVKLYTKEGNWDLVGNNMPVFFIQDAMKFPDLVHAAKAEPDRGFPQAQTAHDNFWDFISLTPESMHMVMWIMSDRAIPRSFRFMEGFGVHTFRLINGQGKSTFVKFHWKPKLGMQSVVWNEAVKINGADPDFHRRDLWSAIQQGDYPEWELGLQLFDDEFAEEFDFDVLDATKLIPEEILPIRRVGRLVLDRCVNNFFAETEQVAFCTQNIVPGIDFSNDPLLQGRNFSYLDTQLKRLGSPNFTHIPINAPKCPFSHFQQDGHMAMQNPQGRANYEPNSWPGETGGPRESPEKGFTSYPAEDQGPKVRLRSETFADHYSQARQFYTSQTEVEQTHIANALVFELSKVERLEIRTRMVSHLLNIHQDLAKTVAKGLRIQQMPAPADAAKPTQEDLQRSPALSILLNSPKTFKGRKLGVLITDGVDMKLFKSLKAAVKSEGAIMEIVAPGVGGVEASDGTWIEAAQKIDGGPSVLYDAVALLLSEEGGQALAKEPTARDFVADAFAHMKFIGYVEAATPLFTKAGLTDMDGGMIALDGNKGTSKFLEMCRHLRFWDRTAAS, encoded by the coding sequence ATGGCCAAAAAACAACCCACTAAATCTTCTCCTGCCTCCACCGGTAAAACCGCAAAATATGCTGACCAAACTGTCAACATCGGCACTGGAGGGGAAGTGCACCAGACAAGCGGAAAAACCAATCCGGTATTAACAACTCAGCAGGGCATTCCTGTCGCAGATGACCAAAACTCGCTTAAAGTCGGACCGCGGGGTCCAAGCGCATTGGAAGACTTTCACTTTCGGGAAAAGATTTTCCACTTTGACCATGAACGGATTCCGGAACGGGTCGTGCATGCCCGCGGGTTTGGAGCTCATGGGTATTTTGAAAACTACGAATCTCTGGCAGATGTAACCAGAGCCGACCTCTTTCAACGACCACGTGATAAAACTCCTGCGTTCGTCCGCTTTTCCACCGTAGCCGGCAATAAGGGTTCTTTCGATTTGGCAAGAGACGTCCGGGGATTCGCCGTGAAGCTGTATACCAAAGAGGGGAACTGGGATCTTGTGGGCAACAATATGCCGGTGTTTTTCATACAAGACGCTATGAAATTTCCAGACCTCGTTCACGCGGCCAAAGCCGAACCGGATCGTGGTTTCCCCCAGGCGCAAACCGCGCATGATAACTTTTGGGACTTTATCTCTCTGACCCCCGAAAGTATGCACATGGTGATGTGGATTATGTCCGACAGAGCCATTCCCCGCTCCTTTCGATTCATGGAAGGGTTTGGCGTGCACACATTCCGGCTTATCAATGGTCAGGGAAAATCAACGTTCGTAAAATTTCACTGGAAACCAAAATTGGGGATGCAGTCCGTGGTGTGGAACGAAGCCGTTAAAATTAACGGAGCTGACCCGGACTTCCATCGCCGGGATTTATGGAGTGCCATTCAGCAGGGTGATTATCCGGAATGGGAACTGGGCCTTCAGCTATTTGATGATGAATTTGCTGAAGAATTCGATTTTGATGTGCTCGATGCCACCAAACTCATTCCAGAAGAAATTCTACCAATTCGACGCGTGGGCCGGCTCGTTCTTGATCGCTGTGTGAACAATTTCTTTGCTGAGACCGAACAGGTCGCCTTCTGTACGCAAAATATTGTACCGGGCATTGATTTTTCAAATGACCCGCTATTACAAGGGCGGAACTTTTCCTACCTCGATACTCAGCTCAAACGGCTTGGCAGTCCGAATTTCACTCACATACCCATAAACGCCCCCAAGTGTCCGTTCAGCCATTTTCAACAGGACGGGCATATGGCCATGCAGAATCCGCAAGGCCGAGCCAACTATGAACCCAATTCCTGGCCCGGCGAAACTGGCGGTCCCCGTGAATCACCGGAAAAAGGATTCACGTCTTATCCTGCAGAGGACCAAGGCCCAAAAGTCCGCCTTCGCTCCGAGACCTTTGCCGATCATTACAGCCAGGCTCGACAATTCTACACCAGTCAGACCGAGGTCGAACAAACACACATCGCGAACGCCTTAGTCTTTGAATTAAGCAAAGTGGAACGTCTTGAGATACGAACTCGTATGGTTTCTCATTTACTGAATATCCACCAGGATCTGGCCAAAACGGTCGCCAAAGGATTGCGCATCCAGCAGATGCCCGCGCCCGCAGATGCGGCGAAACCCACCCAAGAGGATCTCCAACGGTCACCGGCGCTCAGCATTCTTCTTAATAGTCCCAAGACCTTCAAAGGGCGAAAGCTTGGAGTGCTCATCACCGACGGAGTCGATATGAAATTATTTAAATCTCTCAAAGCCGCCGTCAAATCGGAAGGGGCGATTATGGAGATTGTGGCCCCCGGCGTCGGCGGAGTAGAAGCCAGCGACGGGACATGGATTGAAGCCGCCCAGAAAATCGATGGCGGCCCCTCTGTTCTGTATGACGCAGTAGCCCTCCTCCTTTCCGAGGAAGGAGGCCAGGCTTTAGCCAAAGAGCCGACGGCGAGGGATTTTGTGGCAGATGCCTTTGCGCATATGAAATTTATCGGATATGTCGAAGCCGCGACGCCCCTCTTTACAAAGGCAGGGCTGACAGATATGGACGGGGGAATGATCGCTCTTGACGGAAATAAAGGCACCTCCAAATTCCTGGAAATGTGCCGTCATCTCCGATTCTGGGACCGCACCGCGGCTTCATAA
- a CDS encoding VCBS repeat-containing protein: protein MYTSRTFGWIMGSLAAAVLTMGTTSMAAAAGFTAYNDLAWGTGQLDTNITKMTSPSGGSGLPSTGLLKDFATGLDTGVTMTVTGGQFVAGANDLQGADPTVGDAFTIFEGKVNGKGVVTYIDDVNNSLVLTFSGLNPNKNYDLTFYAHRNNNGWDRASLVTLSGQDAFTNSSSIATDNPDTGTYPGGVLFTGPTSASTRLPADNDNGYVARFSGIDPGSDGTVLLTISFDGSVAEQYKGKYGSAVRLIESSGSAGSAGQDLNGDGKADLVFRNTNGNAAVWLLNGAAAPLSTVSLGGVGSDWEVAGVGDTDADGNADIIWRNTTSGAVAVWLMNGGTRISAGIPGTASTAWTIQGVGDLNGDGKADLVFRHTNGSAAVWLLNGTAAPSSTGSLGVVGSAYQISGVGDTNADGKADIIWRNITNGAVAVWLMNGVTRTSVGFPGTASTAWTIQGVGDLNGDGKADLVFRHTNGSAAVWLLNGTAAPSSTGSLGALSSFWQIRQVGDTDADGKADIIWRNTSSGAVAVWLMNGVTRTSVGFPGTASTTWEIQP from the coding sequence ATGTATACGTCTCGGACTTTCGGGTGGATAATGGGGTCGCTAGCGGCAGCGGTCCTGACCATGGGGACGACCTCTATGGCTGCGGCAGCTGGTTTTACAGCCTATAACGACCTGGCTTGGGGGACAGGCCAGCTGGACACGAATATCACGAAGATGACTTCCCCTAGCGGGGGCTCTGGCCTGCCCTCCACCGGCCTACTGAAAGATTTTGCTACCGGCCTTGATACGGGCGTGACCATGACCGTAACCGGCGGCCAATTTGTTGCCGGGGCCAATGATTTGCAAGGGGCAGACCCGACGGTCGGTGATGCCTTTACAATCTTTGAAGGCAAAGTCAACGGGAAGGGCGTGGTTACCTATATCGATGATGTGAATAATTCCCTCGTGTTGACTTTTAGCGGACTAAACCCAAACAAAAATTATGATCTGACCTTTTATGCTCATCGAAACAACAACGGGTGGGATCGAGCTTCCCTGGTGACCCTTTCAGGGCAGGACGCATTTACAAATTCGAGTTCCATTGCGACTGATAATCCTGATACGGGAACGTATCCAGGGGGAGTGCTGTTCACGGGACCGACAAGTGCTTCCACAAGGTTGCCGGCGGACAATGATAATGGCTATGTGGCCCGGTTTAGTGGCATTGATCCCGGTAGCGATGGGACGGTGCTGCTGACCATCAGTTTTGATGGAAGTGTGGCTGAGCAATATAAGGGAAAGTATGGCAGCGCAGTTCGGCTGATTGAGTCATCGGGTTCGGCGGGTTCGGCTGGGCAGGATTTGAATGGAGATGGCAAAGCTGACCTTGTCTTTAGGAATACCAATGGTAATGCTGCAGTCTGGTTGCTGAATGGGGCAGCAGCTCCCTTGTCCACCGTCTCTCTCGGCGGGGTGGGTTCCGACTGGGAGGTCGCGGGAGTAGGCGATACAGATGCCGATGGCAACGCGGACATTATCTGGCGCAATACCACGTCGGGCGCGGTGGCGGTGTGGTTGATGAACGGAGGAACCCGGATTTCGGCGGGCATCCCCGGCACGGCGTCGACCGCGTGGACCATCCAGGGAGTCGGGGATCTAAATGGAGACGGCAAGGCCGATCTGGTCTTTAGACACACAAATGGAAGTGCGGCGGTCTGGTTGCTGAATGGGACCGCGGCGCCCTCCTCTACCGGCTCCTTAGGGGTGGTGGGCTCCGCCTATCAGATCTCGGGGGTGGGTGATACCAATGCCGACGGCAAGGCGGATATCATCTGGCGCAACATCACGAACGGCGCGGTGGCGGTGTGGTTGATGAACGGGGTGACCAGGACTTCTGTAGGTTTCCCTGGCACGGCGTCGACCGCGTGGACCATCCAGGGAGTCGGGGACCTGAACGGGGATGGTAAGGCCGATCTGGTCTTTAGACACACAAATGGAAGTGCGGCGGTCTGGTTGCTGAATGGGACCGCGGCGCCCTCCTCTACCGGCTCCTTAGGTGCGTTGAGCTCGTTCTGGCAGATTAGACAAGTAGGCGATACGGATGCCGATGGCAAGGCGGATATTATCTGGCGCAACACCTCAAGCGGCGCGGTGGCGGTGTGGTTGATGAATGGGGTGACCAGGACTTCTGTAGGTTTCCCCGGCACGGCCTCGACGACGTGGGAAATTCAACCCTAA
- a CDS encoding HAD hydrolase family protein yields the protein MRYLALATDYDGTLALHGRVNESTLRGLEKVLTTNRKLLLVTGRELDDLLKVFPHPHVFEWIVAENGLLLYKPSSKETITLADMPSEDFIMRLRSRGIPISVGRNIVSTVRPHETAVLEVVRDLGLDIQLIFNKEAVMMLPAGFSKATGLEKALRKMGLSPHNVAGIGDAENDLPFLGMVECSAAVGNALPAIKERADIVMEGEQGDGVVEFIRHLLADDLQSIDPSLHRHYVVLGSTETEQEVRISPYGPNLLLAGSSGSGKSTLSTGIIERLTDKQYQCCIIDPEGDYESLEQSVVLGDVNHAPNSKEVITILENPDTNLVINLVGLAIQERPSFFNNIFKDLQDFRARTGRPHWIVLDETHHLMPAEWDISCPLLTPSLHSLLMITVHPDQMAADALTAIDCVVVIGKSPGERLEAFTNSVGESLPSFEDHHVQPGEAIFWKRYGGALPIRFRIHPNRSERRRHRRKYAEGELGPDRSFYFQGPEGKLNLRAQNLMLFLQLAEGLDPETWMYHLKRHDYSSWAHECIKDKTLGAEIREIESTESLEHGQSLARIKAAIESRYVLFPHPTSSPSPSAPPAPIST from the coding sequence ATGAGATATTTAGCGCTGGCTACCGATTACGACGGCACTCTTGCCCTTCATGGGCGTGTCAACGAATCGACCCTTCGAGGTCTGGAAAAAGTCTTAACCACCAATCGAAAGCTCCTTCTGGTCACAGGCCGGGAACTGGATGATCTACTGAAAGTATTTCCTCATCCTCATGTATTTGAGTGGATTGTCGCGGAGAATGGGCTTTTATTGTACAAACCTTCTTCCAAGGAAACGATCACCCTGGCGGATATGCCGTCTGAAGATTTCATTATGCGGCTTCGTTCCCGCGGTATTCCCATTTCAGTCGGACGAAATATCGTCTCCACCGTTCGCCCGCATGAAACGGCCGTATTGGAAGTGGTCCGTGATCTCGGATTGGATATCCAACTGATTTTTAACAAAGAAGCCGTCATGATGCTTCCCGCCGGATTCAGTAAAGCGACCGGACTGGAGAAAGCGCTACGCAAAATGGGTCTATCACCACACAATGTCGCCGGAATTGGCGATGCCGAGAATGATCTCCCTTTTCTGGGAATGGTGGAGTGCTCCGCGGCCGTCGGCAATGCCCTCCCGGCCATCAAGGAACGCGCCGATATCGTGATGGAAGGAGAGCAAGGAGACGGGGTCGTGGAGTTTATCCGGCATCTTCTGGCTGACGACTTACAATCCATTGATCCGTCCCTTCACCGGCATTATGTCGTGCTGGGATCCACAGAGACGGAGCAGGAAGTCCGAATCAGTCCCTATGGTCCGAACCTTCTCCTGGCCGGCTCATCGGGAAGCGGAAAATCCACGCTCTCAACCGGCATCATTGAGCGTCTCACGGATAAACAGTATCAATGTTGTATTATCGATCCAGAAGGCGATTATGAATCGTTAGAACAGTCTGTGGTCCTGGGTGATGTGAATCACGCACCCAACTCAAAGGAGGTCATCACTATTCTGGAAAACCCGGATACGAACCTGGTCATCAATCTGGTGGGTCTGGCGATACAAGAACGTCCTTCTTTTTTTAACAACATCTTTAAAGATCTTCAGGATTTCAGAGCACGAACGGGCCGCCCTCACTGGATTGTACTGGATGAGACTCATCATCTGATGCCGGCAGAATGGGATATCTCTTGCCCCTTGCTCACCCCATCACTACATTCCCTGCTGATGATCACCGTACACCCCGATCAAATGGCTGCCGACGCCCTTACCGCTATTGATTGTGTCGTGGTGATCGGCAAATCTCCAGGCGAACGATTGGAGGCTTTCACCAATTCGGTGGGGGAATCTCTGCCTTCCTTCGAGGATCATCACGTCCAACCGGGGGAGGCGATATTCTGGAAACGGTACGGAGGGGCTCTGCCGATTCGATTCCGGATACATCCCAATAGGAGCGAACGAAGGCGTCATCGTCGGAAGTATGCGGAAGGAGAATTAGGACCGGATCGCAGTTTTTACTTTCAAGGTCCGGAAGGAAAGCTGAACCTTCGCGCCCAAAATCTTATGCTTTTTCTTCAACTGGCAGAAGGACTGGATCCTGAAACGTGGATGTATCATTTGAAGCGGCATGATTATTCTTCCTGGGCTCACGAATGTATTAAAGATAAAACGCTGGGCGCCGAAATTCGGGAAATAGAATCCACTGAATCGCTGGAACATGGGCAAAGTCTGGCTCGCATCAAAGCCGCCATTGAATCCCGGTATGTCCTTTTTCCTCACCCTACTTCTTCTCCTTCCCCATCCGCTCCTCCTGCCCCTATATCTACTTAA
- a CDS encoding peroxiredoxin has product MTDGTYQAFHKEQIRSLKLSQFQGKWLVLVFYPGDFTFICPTELQELGELYPEFQKLGAEVLSVSTDSVFVHKAWRDTSPAIKNIQFPMVADPTGRLSREFGTYLEDEGVSLRGSFLVDPDGVLKVGEIHDNSIGRNGRELLRKLQAAVHVREGKGEVCPANWKPGDKTLTPGLDLVGKI; this is encoded by the coding sequence ATGACGGATGGCACATACCAGGCCTTTCACAAGGAACAGATCCGTTCTCTCAAGTTGTCCCAATTCCAGGGCAAATGGCTGGTATTGGTATTTTATCCGGGTGACTTTACGTTTATCTGTCCAACAGAATTGCAAGAACTGGGGGAGTTGTATCCGGAATTTCAAAAGCTCGGGGCTGAAGTTCTTAGCGTCAGCACCGATTCGGTTTTTGTGCATAAGGCCTGGCGCGATACCTCGCCTGCCATAAAAAACATTCAGTTCCCCATGGTAGCCGATCCCACGGGACGGCTAAGCCGGGAGTTCGGAACCTATCTGGAGGATGAGGGAGTTTCGTTGCGTGGGAGTTTTCTGGTCGATCCGGACGGGGTCCTGAAAGTGGGAGAAATCCACGACAACAGCATCGGACGAAATGGCCGGGAACTCCTGAGAAAACTACAAGCGGCAGTTCACGTCAGGGAAGGAAAAGGAGAAGTCTGTCCGGCTAACTGGAAACCGGGAGATAAGACATTAACACCGGGCTTGGATCTTGTCGGAAAAATTTGA
- a CDS encoding AsmA family protein has product MALNSQWFLHFAESKLTESLGQQVNIGALEVDVGRIARLRVEKLWVANPSWAADPYLASVDVLEAGIDLMKLLRGDLLITDLQATAPVVHLEWSRQGKGNWAQTNEGDSSPDNQQTDRQQDNATLDLPRVKSVTVKGGRMTYLDPRKDIFLALSFDAERKEGGTVPIGLMANGGGHLAGEPVTVELSAKPASQATGTHDNPIQLALLINAVQTRLQVEGKIDALLSPERADLQIRVGGKDLFRWNDIIDTALPEFPTYQLAGHLMLADHVWTVNDLKAMVKDSDVTGTLKIIPEANPVRIEGHLSSTRLDVAQLQEYVPQQPNPEPLAVKVGNILNSIHQAAWQTSLTYRADLIETGTVPVHNADIAMRLEEQRLIIEPLSAEVSGIQLNVETQVSVEENLAKGRVHLRAENKEAPNMTKIANASTARTNATQGLPGNLEMNLAMNIHTVPPPDQKKGSPVESKPHEPIHAVELSTLDIENLDMRYTNPSTNTQIRAHMDENTSDGLVLKAKGILRDQPLTLTVSGPTIETVLEPSPDHATRTPLSADLQLLDTTASLSAMVEPAWPLMWMDLSVSLHSESPSKIASMFDMEMPTLGPVAIKGKLHKRSQTWKLENVSGVVDHSDFSARATVDTSETTRFTATVHSETLDLVSLVPTSGKEESSTRQPETQETGGIQAPEWLTHLSGILEISVGNLVVPNVTLEDVSMVTKIENGLIRISPLTVEIGEGMITTSALLDLRDPSLPSRLQTDIERVDLDKAMQSLGKESGSLGTVSGRLALSLPSAEPNVNNPLEVEALLDRLRIDEVRIRYDDPDLQAKSDLQVRAESVASGIQVNGTVEYREHPVDVRLTTGSIQKVWSDYQSMPVEAIVSVNDTTIRLDATIGNVLPLSAFKGRVWVEGPDPARLGEALGIPLPHLPPYQLEALVHRKQGPEDQQTVSLQNLSGAVGDSDVTGILHVMTGGERPMVSARLHSRKLDFDDLAGLIGAPPDPEETASEAQEARAEKTEDRQTVLPTKPMDFTQLRKLDAEVEYTATDVLAPDLPLNDFALNVTLEDGHLQMDRLDFGVATGTVSMQLEMNARKDPIRAKLHTDVDHVNLSRLLARFDVADDSFGDIGGRAKLWMQGQSLADWFGSADGGLFLTMTGGKINGLLVELAGLDFTESAAIFLSTDTRVKIECGYTDLQARSGIVTIHPFLLDTKDTKFKGHGSIDLRQEKLDLTVEPYPQDFTILSSRGPLHVTGTFSDPEFSVEPTFPSPEFGMADDSARCTGMVDALRNARKEQLANKN; this is encoded by the coding sequence ATGGCGCTGAACTCTCAATGGTTTCTTCATTTTGCTGAATCCAAGCTGACGGAATCTCTCGGTCAACAGGTGAATATTGGCGCATTGGAGGTAGACGTAGGTCGTATCGCCCGGTTACGAGTCGAAAAGTTATGGGTCGCGAATCCGTCCTGGGCGGCAGATCCTTATCTTGCGTCCGTGGATGTTCTGGAGGCGGGGATCGACCTCATGAAGCTTCTGAGAGGTGATCTGCTCATCACCGACCTGCAAGCGACCGCACCAGTCGTTCATCTGGAGTGGTCTCGTCAAGGCAAGGGCAATTGGGCTCAGACGAATGAAGGGGATTCTTCTCCGGATAATCAGCAAACCGACCGGCAGCAGGACAATGCGACGCTTGATCTCCCTCGGGTGAAATCCGTGACAGTCAAAGGGGGAAGAATGACGTATCTTGATCCCCGTAAGGATATCTTTCTTGCGCTGTCGTTCGATGCCGAGAGAAAAGAAGGCGGCACGGTTCCAATCGGTCTGATGGCCAATGGGGGTGGACACCTCGCCGGAGAACCGGTCACGGTTGAATTGTCTGCAAAGCCTGCATCACAGGCGACAGGTACACACGACAATCCTATTCAGTTGGCGTTACTCATCAATGCCGTTCAGACGAGATTGCAGGTTGAAGGAAAAATTGATGCACTGCTCTCTCCTGAGAGGGCAGACCTGCAAATCCGGGTGGGAGGCAAAGACCTCTTCCGATGGAATGACATAATCGATACCGCCCTCCCCGAATTTCCCACATATCAATTGGCCGGACATTTGATGCTGGCTGATCACGTATGGACAGTGAATGACCTGAAAGCCATGGTCAAGGATAGCGATGTGACAGGGACACTGAAAATTATTCCCGAGGCCAATCCTGTCCGGATTGAAGGACACCTCTCTTCCACGCGGCTGGATGTGGCACAACTACAGGAATATGTACCTCAACAACCAAACCCGGAACCACTGGCAGTGAAAGTCGGCAACATCTTGAATAGCATCCATCAGGCCGCCTGGCAAACCAGTCTTACCTATCGAGCCGATCTGATTGAAACAGGCACGGTGCCGGTACACAATGCCGATATCGCCATGAGGTTGGAAGAGCAGAGGCTCATCATAGAACCCCTATCGGCGGAAGTGTCCGGTATTCAGCTTAACGTCGAGACGCAGGTATCCGTGGAAGAAAATCTGGCGAAAGGTCGAGTCCACCTTCGAGCTGAAAACAAAGAAGCTCCAAACATGACCAAGATCGCCAATGCATCAACAGCTCGAACGAACGCGACGCAAGGACTTCCCGGCAATCTCGAAATGAACCTTGCCATGAACATACACACGGTACCTCCACCAGATCAAAAAAAAGGCTCCCCGGTGGAATCCAAGCCCCATGAACCGATCCATGCCGTTGAGCTGAGCACACTGGACATCGAAAATTTGGATATGCGCTATACCAATCCTTCCACGAACACCCAGATCCGGGCGCACATGGATGAAAACACATCGGATGGCCTGGTTCTCAAAGCCAAGGGTATTTTACGCGACCAACCGCTTACCCTGACAGTGTCGGGTCCTACCATTGAAACTGTACTGGAGCCTTCTCCCGATCATGCCACACGCACACCTCTCTCTGCGGATCTACAACTACTCGACACGACGGCTTCGCTTTCTGCCATGGTTGAGCCCGCCTGGCCGCTCATGTGGATGGATTTGTCTGTTTCCCTTCACAGCGAATCCCCGTCCAAAATCGCGTCCATGTTTGACATGGAAATGCCGACGTTGGGACCGGTCGCAATAAAGGGAAAGCTGCATAAGAGATCACAGACCTGGAAACTGGAGAACGTGTCGGGCGTGGTAGACCACAGCGATTTTTCCGCAAGGGCGACCGTTGACACGAGTGAAACGACCCGTTTTACGGCAACGGTGCATTCTGAAACATTGGATCTGGTTTCGCTGGTTCCCACCTCCGGCAAAGAAGAATCTTCAACACGACAACCCGAAACTCAGGAGACAGGAGGTATCCAGGCCCCTGAATGGCTGACGCATCTGAGCGGCATCCTCGAGATTTCCGTCGGGAACCTGGTGGTCCCGAACGTCACGTTAGAGGATGTTTCCATGGTGACAAAGATCGAGAATGGCCTGATTCGCATCTCCCCGCTGACAGTGGAAATTGGTGAAGGCATGATAACGACATCGGCACTGCTGGACTTGCGCGATCCATCGCTGCCCTCCCGTCTTCAGACCGATATCGAACGGGTGGATCTGGATAAGGCCATGCAATCGCTGGGGAAAGAATCCGGTAGCTTGGGAACGGTGAGCGGCCGCCTCGCCTTGAGTCTTCCTTCTGCAGAGCCCAACGTGAACAATCCGCTTGAGGTCGAGGCCTTGCTTGATCGCTTGCGCATCGATGAAGTGCGGATACGCTATGATGATCCCGACTTACAGGCCAAGTCGGATTTACAGGTCCGGGCGGAAAGCGTCGCCTCCGGCATTCAGGTAAATGGAACCGTGGAATATCGTGAACATCCTGTTGATGTGCGCCTGACCACGGGTTCCATCCAGAAAGTCTGGAGTGACTATCAGTCGATGCCGGTGGAAGCGATCGTTTCCGTAAACGACACCACCATCCGACTGGACGCCACGATAGGAAATGTGTTGCCTCTCTCAGCCTTTAAGGGACGAGTGTGGGTAGAAGGACCGGATCCGGCTCGTTTAGGTGAGGCCTTAGGTATTCCCTTGCCGCATCTTCCCCCTTATCAGCTGGAAGCTCTGGTACACCGGAAACAAGGGCCGGAAGATCAACAGACGGTCTCTCTTCAAAACCTGAGCGGCGCCGTGGGAGACAGCGATGTGACCGGCATCCTGCATGTGATGACGGGCGGGGAACGTCCCATGGTCTCGGCTCGTCTGCACTCACGCAAACTGGATTTCGATGATCTGGCCGGTCTGATCGGTGCACCGCCGGATCCCGAAGAAACCGCTTCGGAGGCACAGGAAGCCCGTGCCGAAAAAACCGAAGATCGTCAAACGGTGTTGCCGACTAAGCCCATGGATTTCACCCAGCTTAGAAAATTGGATGCAGAAGTGGAATATACCGCGACCGACGTGCTGGCACCGGACCTTCCTCTCAATGATTTTGCCCTGAATGTGACGCTAGAAGACGGACATCTACAGATGGATAGATTGGACTTCGGCGTGGCCACCGGAACGGTGTCCATGCAACTTGAGATGAATGCCCGCAAAGATCCCATCCGGGCGAAACTGCATACGGATGTTGATCATGTGAACCTCAGTCGATTGCTGGCACGCTTCGACGTGGCTGATGATTCGTTTGGTGACATCGGCGGGCGGGCGAAATTGTGGATGCAGGGACAGTCGTTGGCGGATTGGTTCGGGTCCGCGGACGGTGGTCTTTTTTTAACCATGACGGGAGGGAAAATCAATGGCCTGCTCGTGGAGTTGGCCGGATTGGACTTCACTGAATCAGCGGCGATATTCCTGAGCACAGATACGCGTGTCAAGATAGAATGTGGGTATACGGACTTGCAGGCCCGCAGTGGTATCGTGACCATCCACCCTTTCCTACTGGATACCAAAGACACCAAGTTCAAAGGTCACGGGTCGATTGATCTTCGTCAAGAAAAATTGGACCTGACCGTAGAACCCTATCCCCAGGATTTTACCATTCTGAGTTCACGCGGGCCCTTGCACGTCACGGGCACATTTTCGGATCCTGAATTTTCTGTCGAACCCACTTTTCCCTCTCCTGAGTTTGGTATGGCTGATGATAGCGCCCGCTGTACGGGTATGGTGGACGCGCTTCGGAACGCCAGAAAGGAGCAACTGGCAAACAAAAATTGA